The proteins below are encoded in one region of Brassica napus cultivar Da-Ae chromosome A6, Da-Ae, whole genome shotgun sequence:
- the LOC106349497 gene encoding probable receptor-like protein kinase At4g39110 encodes MIDDHTLHQITTYSKKTGHTYNNSPVLSLMIFFVWLFSSTTRYPTISPHYFLYLFFLIPLSSLFPSHPGRMETRKKPIFDFSPKPSMALLMTILLFLSGTIASAAGPATGFKPADDILIDCGSKSSSKTPDGKVFKSDQDTVQYIEAKDDIQVSAPPSDKVASPIYLTARIFREEAIYKFHLTRPGWHWVRLHFLAFPNDKFDLQQATFSVLTEKYVLLHNFKITNNNNDSQAVLQKEYLVNITDAQFSLRFRPMKTSAAFINAIEVVSAPDELISDSGTALFPVNGFSGLSDYAYQSVYRVNVGGPLIMPQNDTLGRTWIPDKEFLKDENLAKDVKTTPSAIKYPPGITPLIAPQTVYATAAEMADSHTIAPNFNVSWNFPSNPSFNYLIRLHFCDIVSKSLNDLYFNVYINGKTAISGLDLSTVAGDLSAPYYKDIVVNATLMSPELLVQISPMGEDTGTPNAILNGVEVLKMSNSVNSLDGEFGVDGRTTGMGKHGMVATAGFVMMFGAFIGLGAMVYKWKKRPQDWQKRNSFSSWLLPIHAGDSTFMSSKGGSQKSNFYNSTMGLGRSFSLSELQEATKNFEASQIIGVGGFGNVYIATLDDGTKVAVKRGNPQSEQGITEFETEIQMLSKLRHRHLVSLIGYCDENSEMILVYEFMSNGPFRDHLYGKNLAPLTWKQRLEICIGSARGLHYLHTGTAQGIIHRDVKSTNILLDDALVAKVADFGLSKDVAFGQNHVSTAVKGSFGYLDPEYFRRQQLTDKSDVYSFGVVLLEALCARPAINPQLPREQVNLAEWAMQWKRKGMLEKIMDPHLAGTINPESMKKFAEAAEKCLEDYGVDRPSMGDVLWNLEYALQLQEAFTQGKAEENENGEPGVVVPPADTTPITPAVTTNATAAASVPVASKVEENNGAAEPQAVDEHSGTTMFTQFASLNGR; translated from the coding sequence ATGATTGATGATCATACCCTCCACCAAATAACAACATACTCCAAAAAAACTGGCCACACATATAACAACTCACCCGTTCTCTCTTTGATGATCTTTTTTGTCTGGCTCTTTTCTTCAACCACACGCTATCCAACAATCTCCCCTCATTACTTCTTATATTTGTTCTTCCTcatccctctctcttctctctttccttCCCACCCAGGAAGGATGGAGACAAGAAAGAAACCAATCTTTGATTTTTCTCCAAAGCCTTCCATGGCTCTCCTCATGACTATTCTCCTCTTCCTCTCAGGTACTATAGCGTCTGCAGCAGGACCTGCTACCGGCTTTAAACCGGCAGATGATATCCTCATTGACTGTGGAAGCAAATCTTCATCCAAAACCCCTGATGGAAAAGTCTTCAAGAGTGACCAAGATACGGTCCAATACATAGAAGCCAAGGATGATATTCAGGTCTCGGCCCCACCTTCAGACAAGGTCGCATCTCCTATCTACCTAACTGCAAGGATCTTCCGTGAAGAAGCCATCTACAAGTTCCATCTTACCCGACCTGGTTGGCATTGGGTTCGTCTCCATTTCTTGGCCTTCCCTAACGACAAGTTTGATCTCCAACAAGCGACTTTCTCCGTTCTAACGGAGAAGTATGTGTTGCTTCATAACTTTAAGATTACTAACAACAACAATGATAGCCAAGCTGTTCTCCAGAAGGAGTATCTCGTCAACATAACGGATGCACAGTTCTCCCTCAGGTTCAGACCTATGAAAACCTCTGCAGCGTTCATCAACGCTATTGAAGTTGTCTCAGCTCCGGACGAACTGATCTCTGATTCAGGCACAGCCCTTTTCCCGGTCAACGGTTTCTCTGGTCTGTCCGACTACGCTTACCAGTCTGTTTACAGAGTCAACGTTGGTGGTCCTTTGATCATGCCTCAGAATGACACGTTAGGAAGAACATGGATACCAGATAAGGAGTTCTTGAAAGATGAGAACCTGGCCAAGGACGTTAAGACGACCCCTTCAGCAATCAAGTACCCTCCAGGAATTACACCTTTGATTGCTCCACAGACGGTTTATGCAACAGCTGCTGAAATGGCTGACTCTCACACCATAGCTCCTAACTTCAACGTCAGCTGGAACTTCCCTTCGAACCCGTCCTTTAACTACCTCATCAGGCTTCACTTCTGTGACATCGTTAGCAAATCTCTCAATGACCTTTACTTCAATGTGTACATCAACGGCAAAACTGCCATTTCGGGGCTGGATTTGTCTACTGTGGCAGGCGATCTCTCAGCTCCTTACTACAAAGACATTGTTGTGAACGCGACACTTATGAGTCCTGAGCTGCTAGTCCAGATTAGTCCCATGGGAGAAGATACAGGTACTCCAAACGCAATCTTGAATGGAGTTGAGGTCTTGAAGATGAGCAACTCCGTGAACAGCCTTGACGGAGAGTTTGGAGTTGATGGTAGAACCACTGGCATGGGGAAACACGGTATGGTTGCGACCGCGGGGTTTGTGATGATGTTTGGAGCTTTCATTGGTCTTGGAGCCATGGTTTACAAATGGAAGAAGAGGCCACAAGATTGGCAGAAGAGAAACAGTTTCTCCTCTTGGTTGCTTCCGATACACGCTGGTGACAGCACTTTCATGTCAAGCAAAGGCGGTTCTCAAAAATCAAACTTCTACAACTCAACCATGGGGCTAGGCCGCTCTTTCTCCCTTTCTGAACTTCAAGAAGCCACAAAGAACTTCGAAGCGTCTCAGATTATCGGTGTTGGAGGGTTCGGTAATGTCTATATTGCGACCCTTGACGATGGAACCAAAGTTGCTGTCAAGCGAGGTAACCCACAGTCTGAACAAGGAATCACTGAGTTTGAGACAGAGATCCAGATGCTTTCTAAGCTCAGACACAGACACTTGGTCTCCTTGATTGGTTACTGTGATGAAAACTCAGAGATGATTCTAGTCTATGAGTTCATGTCCAATGGTCCATTCAGAGATCATTTGTACGGAAAGAACCTTGCTCCTTTGACCTGGAAACAGCGTCTTGAGATCTGTATCGGTTCAGCACGTGGGCTTCACTATCTGCACACAGGAACAGCGCAAGGGATTATCCACCGTGACGTCAAATCAACCAACATTCTTCTTGATGATGCTTTAGTTGCCAAAGTAGCTGACTTTGGTCTTTCTAAAGATGTAGCATTTGGACAGAACCATGTCAGCACGGCAGTGAAAGGAAGTTTTGGGTACTTGGACCCTGAATACTTTAGAAGACAACAACTTACTGATAAGTCTGACGTTTATTCATTTGGTGTCGTTCTTCTGGAAGCTCTCTGCGCAAGGCCAGCCATCAACCCTCAGCTACCAAGAGAACAGGTTAACTTGGCTGAATGGGCTATGCAGTGGAAACGAAAAGGGATGCTCGAGAAGATCATGGATCCTCATTTGGCTGGAACCATAAACCCTGAATCGATGAAGAAGTTCGCTGAAGCTGCAGAGAAGTGTTTGGAAGATTATGGTGTTGATAGGCCATCGATGGGAGATGTTTTGTGGAACTTGGAATATGCTCTTCAGCTTCAAGAGGCATTCACTCAGGGCAAAGCAGAGGAGAATGAGAACGGTGAGCCAGGTGTTGTGGTTCCGCCAGCAGATACAACTCCAATCACTCCTGCAGTCACCACCAACGCCACGGCTGCGGCTAGTGTTCCAGTTGCTTCTAAGGTGGAAGAGAACAATGGTGCAGCCGAGCCTCAGGCCGTGGATGAACACTCTGGTACAACCATGTTTACTCAGTTTGCTAGCCTTAACGGacgataa